One window from the genome of Solea solea chromosome 2, fSolSol10.1, whole genome shotgun sequence encodes:
- the acadl gene encoding long-chain specific acyl-CoA dehydrogenase, mitochondrial: MFSPPNVVRSALLTLRNVSGRGHVLSAAAASRSQHSGQSAPSHRPETSSAKTLMDIGTRRILNEDHDLFRQNVRRFFQEEVVPYHSEWEKAGQVSREVWEKAGEQGLLGIMVPEEHGGIGGDLFSAAVVWEEQMYCNCSGPGFALHSDIILPYIVNYGTKEQTERFIPKITAGKSILAIAMTEPGAGSDLQGVKTYAKKDGSDWILNGNKVFISNGWMSDVVVVVAVTNREAKTAAHGISLFLVEDGMKGFHKGRKLDKIGLKAQDTAELFFEDVRLPADAILGEVNKGFYYLMNELPQERLVIADMAIASCEFMFEETRNYVTQRKAFGKTVAHLQTVQHKLAELKTEICVGRAFLDNCLQLHSQKRLDASTASMAKYWATDLQNKVATQCLQLHGGWGYMWEYPIARAFVDSRIQPIYGGTNEIMKELIARSIVRQT; this comes from the exons ATGTTTTCTCCTCCTAATGTGGTCAGGTCTGCTCTCCTGACTTTGAGAAATGTGTCCGGCCGAGGTCATGTGCTGTCCGCAGCCGCTGCCAG TCGATCACAACACTCGGGTCAGTCTGCCCCTTCACATCGTCCGGAGACGTCCAGTGCCAAGACACTAATGGACATCGGGACCCGACGGATCTTGAACGAGGACCACGACCTCTTCAGACAAAATGTCCGCCGCTTTTTTCAAGAGGAAGTAGTACCTTACCACAGCGA GTGGGAGAAGGCGGGCCAGGTAAGCAGGGAGGTGTGGGAGAAGGCTGGCGAGCAAGGCCTGCTGGGAATCATGGTACCAGAGGAGCATGGTGGCATAGGAGGAGACCtattttctgctgctgtcgTGTGGGAGGAGCA AATGTACTGCAACTGCTCAGGCCCGGGATTCGCCTTGCACTCCGACATTATTTTACCTTACATCGTCAACTACGGGACCAAGGAGCAGACTGAACGCTTCATCCCTAAGATTACTGCTGGGAAAAGCATTCTTGCTATAGCGATGACGGAGCCTGGAGCAGGCAG TGATCTTCAAGGTGTGAAGACGTACGCCAAGAAGGATGGCAGTGACTGGATTCTCAATGGCAACAAG GTGTTCATCTCGAACGGCTGGATGTCAGACGTGGTGGTGGTCGTGGCCGTGACCAACCGCGAGGCGAAGACGGCGGCGCATGGCATCAGTCTCTTCCTCGTGGAGGATGGAATGAAGGGCTTCCATAAAGGACGTAAACTGGATAAGATCGGTCTGAAGGCACAG GACACAGCCGAGCTGTTCTTTGAGGATGTGCGTCTCCCAGCTGATGCCATCTTGGGTGAAGTCAACAAGGGTTTCTACTACCTCATGAATGAACTGCCTCAG GAGCGCTTGGTAATCGCTGACATGGCCATAGCGAGCTGCGAGTTCATGTTCGAGGAAACCAGGAACTATGTGACGCAAAGGAAGGCTTTCGGCAAGACGGTCGCTCACCTACAG ACTGTGCAGCACAAGCTGGCAGAGTTGAAAACTGAGATCTGCGTGGGCCGAGCGTTTCTCGACAACTGCCTTCAGCTCCACTCTCAGAAACGCCTCGATGCCTCCACGGCTTCCATGGCCAAGTACTG GGCAACTGACCTTCAGAACAAAGTGGCCACTCAGTGCCTGCAGCTCCATGGAGGCTGGGGTTACATGTGGGAATACCCCATCGCCAG GGCTTTTGTCGACTCGCGTATTCAGCCCATCTATGGAGGCACCAACGAGATCATGAAGGAGCTGATTGCGCGCAGCATTGTCAGACAAACCTGA
- the lancl1 gene encoding glutathione S-transferase LANCL1: MDTRAFINPYPDYDGSPAATQALFDSGGKLTSEFAQRLSNKISQLLAVMEDGLNSADPRNCTSYTGWAGIALLYLHLHNVFREDTFLHRALDYVSRSLKCLTRRHDVTFLCGDAGPLAVAAVVYYRLQRGQETDECINRLLQDHQRVVEGSGGLPDELLYGRMGYLYSLVFINQQLGHDRIPLQYIQQVSEAVLVSGDHLSRKFRIQNQSPLMYEWYQEQYVGAAHGLAGIYYYLMQPGFVAMEEHVHRLVKPSVNHVCRLKFPTGNYPPCIGDDRDLLVHWCHGSPGIIYMLLQAFKVFGITQYLEFALQCGEVVWRWGLLKKGYGLCHGAAGNAYAFLALYRYTQDPKHLYRACMFGDWCMNYGKHGCRTPDTPFSLFEGMAGTIYFLADLLQPMKARFPAFEV, encoded by the exons CTCACATCCGAGTTTGCCCAGAGACTGAGCAACAAGATCAGTCAGCTTTTAGCCGTCATGGAAGATGGGCTGAATTCTGCAGATCCCAGAAATTGCACAAGTTACACTGGCTGGGCAG GCATAGCTCTGCTCTACCTGCACCTCCACAATGTCTTCAGGGAGGACACTTTCCTCCACAGAGCTCTGGACTATGTCAGCCGCAGCCTTAAGTGTCTGACCCGACGCCATGATGTCACCTTCCTCTGTGGAGATGCTGGGCCACTGGCCGTGGCTGCTGTTGTCTACTATCGCCTGCAGAGGGGGCAGGAGACCGATGAGTGCATCAACAG actGCTGCAGGATCACCAAAGGGTGGTGGAGGGATCAGGTGGGTTGCCAGATGAGCTGCTGTACGGCCGAATGGGCTACCTCTACTCCCTCGTCTTCATCAACCAGCAGCTGGGACATGACCGGATCCCGCTGCAGTACATCCAACAG GTCAGCGAGGCCGTGCTGGTGTCGGGGGACCACCTCAGCAGGAAGTTCAGGATCCAGAACCAGAGCCCTCTAATGTACGAGTGGTACCAGGAGCAGTATGTTGGCGCCGCCCACGGACTGGCTGGCATCTACTACTACCTGATGCAG CCAGGCTTTGTTGCGATGGAGGAGCACGTGCACCGGCTGGTGAAGCCCAGCGTCAACCACGTCTGCCGACTCAAGTTCCCCACGGGAAACTACCCTCCCTGCATCGGCGACGACCGAGACCTGCTGGTGCACTGGTGCCATGGCTCCCCGGGTATCATCTACATGCTCCTGCAGGCGTTCAAG GTGTTTGGCATCACTCAGTACCTTGAGTTTGCCTTACAGTGTGGAGAAGTGGTGTGGCGGTGGGGTCTGCTGAAGAAGGGCTACGGGCTGTGTCACGGCGCTGCAGGGAACGCCTATGCCTTCCTGGCTCTCTACCGGTATACACAGGACCCCAAGCACCTCTACAGAGCCTGTATG TTTGGTGACTGGTGTATGAACTATGGAAAACATGGATGCCGAACACCTGACACTCCCTTCTCACTTTTTGAAG gcATGGCAGGCACCATCTACTTCCTGGCTGACCTTCTGCAGCCAATGAAGGCAAGGTTCCCAGCCTTTGAGGTGTAA
- the mylz3 gene encoding myosin, light polypeptide 3, skeletal muscle, with protein sequence MTEFTPDQIEDFKEAFGLFDRIGDSQVAFNQVADIMRALGQNPTNKDVTKILGNPSADDMANKRINFDAFMPMLKQVDALPKGTYDDYVEGLRVFDKEGNGTVMGAELRIVLSTLGEKMNEQEIEALMAGQEDENGSVHYEAFVKHIMSV encoded by the exons ATG ACGGAGTTCACACCGGACCAGATTGAAG ACTTCAAGGAGGCTTTTGGTCTCTTTGACAGAATTGGTGACAGCCAGGTGGCCTTCAACCAGGTGGCCGACATCATGCGCGCCCTGGGCCAGAACCCCACCAACAAGGACGTCACAAAAATCCTGGGCAACCCATCCGCTGATG ACATGGCCAACAAGAGGATCAACTTTGACGCTTTCATGCCCATGCTGAAGCAGGTGGACGCTCTGCCCAAGGGAACCTACGACGACTACGTTGAGGGTCTCCGCGTCTTCGACAAGGAGGGCAACGGCACAGTTATGGGTGCTGAGCTGCGCATCGTGCTGTCCACCCTGG GAGAGAAGATGAACGAGCAGGAGATTGAGGCCCTCATGGCCGGCCAGGAGGACGAGAACGGCAGTGTGCACTATGAGG CTTTCGTCAAGCACATCATGTCTGTGTAA